A DNA window from Prodigiosinella aquatilis contains the following coding sequences:
- a CDS encoding type II toxin-antitoxin system MqsA family antitoxin, translating into MSDRSLFEELKQGMQDWSDFNAGKITLKTHTVSQKKNISMSPEELKAVREKLRLSQAVFADYLHTGITTYQNWEQGRAKPNKQALLLIRMVEKDPQTLGTLAAL; encoded by the coding sequence ATGAGTGACCGCAGCCTGTTTGAAGAATTAAAGCAAGGCATGCAGGACTGGAGCGACTTTAACGCGGGCAAGATCACGCTGAAGACGCATACTGTTTCGCAGAAAAAAAATATCTCGATGTCGCCGGAAGAGTTGAAGGCAGTCCGCGAAAAATTGCGTCTCTCTCAGGCCGTTTTTGCAGATTACCTGCATACCGGCATCACGACTTATCAGAACTGGGAGCAGGGCAGGGCGAAGCCAAACAAACAAGCTTTGCTCCTGATCCGCATGGTTGAGAAAGACCCCCAAACTCTGGGCACGCTCGCAGCCCTTTAA
- a CDS encoding toxin, with protein sequence MDGVFVELSVFEAKRADYLSDDQFKEFQQMLLKNPTCGDVIPHTGGLRKIRFADARRGKGKRGGLRVIYYWWLERSHFLLFAVYDKDQKDDLSRDEQDILRKMLERLKQGGTL encoded by the coding sequence ATGGATGGTGTTTTTGTTGAATTAAGCGTTTTCGAAGCAAAACGCGCTGATTACTTATCTGATGATCAATTTAAAGAATTTCAGCAGATGTTGCTTAAGAACCCAACCTGCGGCGACGTCATCCCTCACACCGGTGGCCTGAGAAAAATCAGGTTTGCAGACGCCCGAAGGGGTAAGGGAAAACGTGGGGGCTTAAGGGTTATTTATTACTGGTGGCTTGAAAGGTCTCATTTTCTGCTCTTCGCAGTCTATGATAAAGACCAGAAAGACGACTTAAGCCGTGATGAACAGGACATCTTGCGTAAGATGTTGGAACGACTGAAACAAGGGGGCACGTTATGA
- a CDS encoding plasmid partitioning/stability family protein, which yields MADKRKKLTVYLHPEDDNQDARAMEIIESVPLRTRGDFFRAAIVGGSALYQLDKRLPYLLAMLFDGQLTAGQLVGIIQQTTGWQPSTASIQDVIAACAGQEPAPSVLPEPAGSADGEGQARNNFKRMLKKD from the coding sequence GTGGCCGACAAACGTAAGAAACTGACCGTCTATTTGCACCCTGAAGACGATAATCAGGATGCCAGGGCGATGGAGATTATCGAGTCAGTTCCCCTGCGCACCCGTGGTGATTTTTTCCGGGCGGCTATCGTGGGCGGAAGCGCGTTATACCAGCTGGATAAGCGTCTGCCGTATCTGCTGGCCATGCTGTTCGATGGCCAGCTGACCGCCGGCCAACTGGTGGGCATTATTCAGCAGACGACGGGATGGCAACCCTCGACGGCCAGCATTCAGGACGTCATTGCCGCCTGCGCTGGCCAGGAGCCTGCGCCCTCCGTGCTTCCTGAACCCGCCGGCAGTGCGGACGGGGAAGGGCAGGCCCGCAATAATTTCAAACGCATGCTGAAAAAAGACTGA
- the parM gene encoding plasmid segregation protein ParM, with protein MKKMGCDDGSTNVKLAWRDGDEICTSVSPNSFKAGWKVAGIGSSETYNYEIDGLKYSFDSVSHQAINTTNIEYQYGDTNLLAVHHALLTCGLPPQPVSLTVTLPISEFYTSDCQHNEANIQRKIDNLLRPVRLNKRETFTIAHVDVMPESLPAVISPLERAGVGALETSLVIDLGGTTLDAGVLVGQFEDVSAIQGNSTIGVSMVTQATLTALRMANSDTSAFVADQLIQRRHDREFAATVVNDESKVDYVLDMISSSIERLGERVVNELSAYRQVNRVWLVGGGASLIEAAVRRAWKLAPDRIVVVNEPQTALVRELVLL; from the coding sequence ATGAAAAAGATGGGTTGTGACGACGGTTCGACGAACGTAAAACTGGCCTGGCGGGACGGCGATGAAATCTGTACTTCTGTCTCGCCGAATTCGTTTAAAGCGGGGTGGAAGGTCGCCGGGATCGGCAGCAGCGAAACGTATAACTATGAAATTGACGGTCTGAAGTACTCCTTTGACAGCGTCAGCCATCAGGCAATCAATACCACCAACATTGAATACCAGTATGGCGACACAAATTTACTGGCCGTACATCATGCGCTGCTCACCTGCGGCTTGCCGCCTCAGCCGGTGAGCCTGACCGTCACCTTACCCATCAGCGAGTTCTATACCAGCGACTGTCAGCATAACGAGGCCAACATACAGCGTAAAATAGACAACCTGCTGCGGCCGGTAAGGCTGAACAAGCGCGAAACCTTCACCATCGCGCACGTTGACGTCATGCCGGAATCGTTGCCTGCCGTGATATCGCCGCTGGAACGTGCAGGGGTAGGGGCGCTGGAAACCTCGCTGGTTATTGATCTGGGGGGAACGACGCTCGATGCCGGTGTCCTGGTGGGGCAGTTTGAAGATGTCAGTGCCATTCAGGGCAATTCTACGATCGGCGTATCGATGGTGACACAGGCCACACTCACGGCACTGCGTATGGCCAACAGCGACACCAGCGCCTTTGTGGCTGATCAACTGATACAGCGACGGCATGACCGCGAATTTGCTGCCACAGTTGTCAACGATGAGTCAAAAGTGGACTATGTGCTGGACATGATAAGTTCGTCCATCGAGCGACTCGGGGAACGGGTGGTCAATGAGCTATCGGCGTACCGCCAGGTGAATCGGGTTTGGTTGGTGGGTGGCGGAGCGTCGCTGATTGAAGCTGCCGTGCGCCGTGCCTGGAAACTGGCACCCGATCGTATTGTGGTGGTCAATGAACCCCAGACGGCGTTGGTTCGCGAACTTGTTTTACTTTAA
- a CDS encoding AAA family ATPase → MILTVGNTKGGVGKTTLAVNIAAARAMQGRDVLLIDADRQETAQTAISIRAQNDIQPGIACSAYADGPILRSQLMQQKAKYDDVIIDAGGRDSTALRAALVLTDVLLVPYRPGSFDVWALQDISDLITEARSVRDGLKAYSIINVADANRNSIDNREAAAIFTDYPELEFIPDHIVGRKAFSNAAGSGQCVFEYKPQDAKANQELTTLISILFNNQ, encoded by the coding sequence ATGATTCTTACAGTTGGGAATACTAAAGGTGGTGTAGGGAAAACAACACTTGCAGTGAATATTGCTGCCGCCAGAGCCATGCAAGGCCGTGATGTCCTACTTATTGATGCTGACCGGCAGGAGACAGCACAGACAGCAATCAGCATAAGAGCACAAAACGATATCCAACCTGGTATCGCATGCTCGGCTTATGCCGATGGCCCAATTCTGCGCTCACAACTTATGCAGCAAAAAGCAAAGTATGATGATGTGATTATTGATGCTGGCGGCAGGGACTCAACAGCATTGCGTGCAGCACTCGTTTTAACAGATGTCCTTTTGGTTCCCTACCGCCCAGGCAGTTTTGATGTATGGGCTTTGCAGGACATTTCGGACCTAATTACAGAGGCACGGAGTGTGCGGGACGGGTTGAAAGCTTACTCAATCATTAACGTAGCAGATGCAAATCGTAACTCCATAGACAATAGAGAAGCTGCAGCCATCTTTACCGATTACCCAGAGCTTGAGTTTATCCCTGATCACATTGTTGGCCGTAAAGCATTCTCTAATGCTGCGGGTTCAGGCCAATGCGTCTTTGAATATAAGCCACAAGATGCCAAAGCTAATCAGGAACTCACCACCCTCATAAGCATCCTATTTAACAATCAATAA
- a CDS encoding ribbon-helix-helix domain-containing protein: protein MAITKPPKKTNEANAKLDAFIEGAPDGQSAKKKGVIKGKKQQITLTITPDIIDQLDQKAGDLGLSRAALINIGIRHVLNEGAMIGGKKD, encoded by the coding sequence ATGGCAATTACCAAACCACCAAAAAAAACAAATGAAGCCAATGCTAAATTAGATGCTTTCATCGAAGGTGCTCCAGATGGCCAGTCAGCCAAAAAGAAAGGGGTCATTAAAGGGAAAAAACAACAAATCACGTTAACTATCACCCCAGATATTATTGACCAATTAGACCAGAAAGCAGGAGACCTAGGTCTTTCGCGCGCAGCCTTGATTAACATCGGGATCCGGCATGTACTTAATGAAGGAGCAATGATTGGTGGGAAGAAAGACTAG
- a CDS encoding RepB family plasmid replication initiator protein, producing MENSNDINPPESPFAIIKKDSGTAYELIPNSSKTVQPVALLRLSVFTPVSPKEKGKREFLIDASEELSSLEVARQEGYTNIKIQGAKLGMSTDFKTWIGIISAFSKYGYSSEKITLPFSEFARMCGLKPTDINGRARTRLSDSLFNLSSVTLAFRSKDGKRSLVTHLVQRAVLDMDADLVEIVGDPSLWELYRYDHKVLLGLKALSELSRKEAAQSLYVYFESMPPSTLFISMKRLRERLAMESQVKDQNATIRRAMTDLKKIGYIDYTETKKGREIMFIIHTRSPKLGLASS from the coding sequence ATGGAAAACTCTAATGATATCAATCCACCAGAAAGTCCATTCGCGATCATTAAGAAAGATTCAGGCACAGCTTATGAACTGATCCCGAACAGCAGCAAAACTGTCCAGCCTGTAGCACTACTTAGATTGAGCGTGTTTACCCCTGTTTCACCTAAGGAAAAGGGGAAGCGGGAATTTCTGATTGATGCGTCAGAAGAACTTTCCAGCTTGGAGGTAGCCAGGCAAGAAGGGTATACAAATATCAAGATTCAGGGCGCCAAGCTCGGTATGTCCACTGATTTCAAAACATGGATAGGGATCATCTCTGCCTTTTCAAAATACGGTTATTCCAGTGAAAAGATAACCTTACCGTTTTCTGAGTTTGCACGTATGTGTGGTTTGAAGCCCACAGACATCAACGGACGTGCCAGAACGCGTCTCAGCGACTCTCTGTTCAATTTATCGAGTGTTACCCTGGCATTTCGCAGCAAAGATGGCAAACGCTCCCTGGTGACGCATCTGGTTCAACGTGCGGTGTTAGATATGGATGCTGATCTGGTCGAAATTGTTGGGGATCCAAGCCTTTGGGAACTTTACAGATACGACCACAAGGTTTTACTGGGTCTTAAAGCTCTTTCTGAGCTATCCCGTAAAGAAGCAGCGCAGTCCCTGTATGTGTACTTTGAAAGTATGCCCCCATCTACATTGTTTATTTCAATGAAACGTCTCCGGGAGCGTCTGGCGATGGAATCTCAAGTTAAAGATCAAAACGCCACGATACGCCGAGCAATGACTGATTTGAAGAAAATTGGCTACATAGATTACACAGAGACGAAAAAGGGGAGGGAAATCATGTTCATAATCCATACCCGCTCACCGAAACTTGGACTCGCATCTTCTTAA